In Salvelinus fontinalis isolate EN_2023a unplaced genomic scaffold, ASM2944872v1 scaffold_1485, whole genome shotgun sequence, a single window of DNA contains:
- the LOC129849480 gene encoding scavenger receptor cysteine-rich type 1 protein M130-like produces the protein MWRWSMREVKVVCRQLDCGNPVAESRGPLIEDGRRGVRLLSCYGDESSFRHCDIRGGPGFCYGEYYRHVICSESVRLVDGAGLCSGRVEVKSNQSWASVCEADFDRQDAEVVCGDVGCGAPAALQGGLYGGGEGQTWDKEFQCKGKESLLLDCDTSDRKHNTCLPGNAVGLTYLLVQPDISLTDSMGGVSRGHQGPEVFRGYSFTITCSTQPQYPGGSFLLTFTGSNRTQTQPAVNHSAAFLFPAADDSHQGNYSCN, from the exons ATGTGGCGGTGGAGCATGAGAGAGGTTAAGGTTGTGTGTAGACAGCTGGACTGTGGGAATCCTGTAGCTGAATCTAGAGGACCTCTGATTGAAGATGGAAGAAGAGGAGTCAGACTATTGAGTTGCTATGGAGATGAGTCTTCTTTTAGACATTGTGACATCAGAGGGGGACCTGGTTTCTGTTATGGTGAATATTATCGTCATGTGATCTGTTCAG agtctgtgcggcttgtggatggagctggtctctgctctgggagAGTGGAGGTGAAGTCCAATCAGTCCTGGGCCTCAGTGTGTGAAGCTGACTTTGACCGGCAGGATGCAGAGGTAGTCTGTGGGGATGTTGGCTGTGGGGCTCCTGCAGCTCTACAGGGGGGGCtctatggaggaggtgagggtcagaCCTGGGATAAAGAGTTCCAGTGTAAAGGCAAAGAATCCCTTCTCCTGGACTGTGACACCtcagacagaaaacacaacacctgcctacctggtaatgctgttggacttacct atctcctggtccagcctgataTCTCCCTGACTGACTCAATGGGAGGGGTCTCCAGGGGCCACCAGGGGCCCGAGGTGTTCAGGGGCTACAGCTTCACCATCACCTGCTCCACTCAGCCACAGTACCCAGGAGGCTCCTTCCTCCTCACGTTCACCGGCTCCAACAGAACCCAGACCCAGCCAGCTGTCAATCACTCTGCTGCCTTCCTCTTCCCTGCTGCAGATGACTCCCACCAAGggaactacagct GTAACTGA